The following proteins are encoded in a genomic region of Xanthomonas citri pv. mangiferaeindicae:
- a CDS encoding cysteine dioxygenase: MSETTPLPDIRYPGRDRLIAAVDAALVHDDAHAVTAALRETMQALIRDPAVRLPPCVHAPVDGHYARRELYRSPQHGYSIVAMTWAPGQGTPLHDHDELWCVEGVWHGTLEIVQYECLGRDGARYRFRPASTVQAQTGSAGSLIPPHEYHIIRNTDPAVVAVSLHIYQAPILRCALFDPQGGDRYLRRETIMQTDAFDSAD, from the coding sequence ATGTCCGAGACCACGCCACTGCCCGACATTCGATATCCCGGCCGCGACCGGCTGATCGCCGCAGTCGATGCCGCGCTCGTCCACGATGACGCGCACGCTGTCACCGCTGCACTGCGCGAGACGATGCAAGCCTTGATCCGCGATCCTGCGGTGCGTCTGCCGCCCTGCGTGCACGCGCCGGTCGACGGCCATTACGCACGCCGCGAGCTCTACCGCAGTCCGCAGCACGGCTACAGCATCGTCGCGATGACCTGGGCCCCGGGCCAGGGCACGCCGCTGCACGATCACGACGAACTGTGGTGCGTGGAGGGCGTGTGGCACGGCACGCTCGAGATCGTGCAGTACGAATGCCTCGGGCGGGATGGTGCGCGCTACCGCTTCCGGCCGGCGAGCACCGTGCAGGCGCAGACCGGCAGCGCCGGCAGTCTGATCCCGCCGCACGAGTACCACATCATTCGGAACACCGACCCCGCGGTGGTCGCGGTTTCGCTGCACATCTATCAGGCGCCGATCCTGCGCTGCGCGCTGTTCGACCCACAGGGCGGGGACCGGTATCTGCGCCGCGAGACGATCATGCAAACCGACGCGTTCGATTCGGCCGACTAG
- a CDS encoding thiol:disulfide interchange protein: protein MSTSPTRRSRGRWLPLAVFAAIAVLLAAGVWLSRNPNRDALPSPLIGKPAPDFRLPVLHEPGRMVTAAELRGEPYLLNVWGSWCPGCREEHAVISEFAKTKRVRVIGYNWKDEHSDALRWLEQFGNPYWLVLVDYEGHAAIDWGIYGAPETFLVDGDGTIVWKYVGPMTPEVLRTQLLPQVERLEAP, encoded by the coding sequence ATGAGCACGTCCCCGACCCGTCGCTCCCGGGGCCGCTGGTTGCCCCTGGCGGTCTTCGCGGCGATCGCCGTGCTGCTCGCCGCAGGCGTCTGGCTCAGTCGCAACCCCAATCGCGACGCCCTGCCCTCGCCGCTGATCGGCAAGCCCGCGCCCGACTTCCGCCTGCCGGTGCTGCATGAGCCGGGCCGGATGGTGACCGCGGCCGAGCTGCGCGGCGAACCCTACCTGCTCAACGTCTGGGGCAGTTGGTGTCCAGGCTGCCGCGAGGAACATGCGGTGATCAGCGAGTTCGCCAAGACCAAGCGCGTGCGCGTGATCGGCTACAACTGGAAGGACGAGCACAGCGATGCGCTGCGCTGGCTCGAGCAGTTCGGCAATCCGTACTGGCTGGTGCTGGTGGACTACGAGGGCCACGCGGCGATCGACTGGGGCATCTACGGCGCACCGGAAACCTTCCTGGTCGACGGCGACGGCACCATCGTCTGGAAGTATGTCGGCCCGATGACCCCCGAGGTGCTGCGCACGCAGCTGCTGCCCCAGGTCGAACGGCTGGAGGCGCCATGA
- a CDS encoding cytochrome C biogenesis protein — protein sequence MIRALLLALALCLAWPPAVRAQAAVDPAPLTFENAAEEKRFRSLILELRCVMCQNQSLADSNAQIAHDLRREVLTLMRRGQSDAQIREHLVARYGEFVLYRPRVGPATWLLWFGPLLVLGAGGVVIWRIVAARRREPLPPIDEPQEW from the coding sequence ATGATCCGTGCGCTCTTGCTCGCACTGGCCCTGTGCCTGGCCTGGCCGCCTGCGGTCCGCGCGCAGGCCGCCGTCGATCCGGCGCCACTGACGTTCGAAAACGCCGCCGAGGAAAAGCGCTTCCGCAGCCTGATCCTCGAGTTGCGCTGCGTGATGTGCCAGAACCAGTCGCTGGCCGATTCCAATGCCCAGATCGCCCACGACCTGCGCCGTGAGGTGCTCACGCTGATGCGCCGCGGGCAGAGCGATGCGCAGATCCGCGAGCATCTGGTCGCGCGCTACGGGGAGTTCGTGCTCTATCGCCCGCGTGTCGGGCCGGCGACCTGGCTGCTGTGGTTCGGCCCGTTGCTCGTGCTCGGCGCCGGTGGCGTGGTGATCTGGCGGATCGTGGCCGCGCGTCGCCGCGAGCCGCTGCCGCCGATCGATGAACCCCAGGAGTGGTAA